A portion of the Pedobacter cryoconitis genome contains these proteins:
- a CDS encoding MFS transporter, whose translation MKLLKLITNTKISLITLCLGGISLGMTEFMMMGVLPDVAKTLSISIPSAGNLISIYALGVIIGAPVMVAVLGKYPPKKVLIGLMITVASGNILFSFAPTYGLLLAARFLVGLPHGAFFGIGAVVASRLADPGSEAKSVSVMFAGLTIANIIGVPLGTFIGHNVSWRISFLLVSVIALITAASIKLWLPVLPSQSETKFSDSLKVFKKPELWIIIGISAIGTGGLFAWISYIAPLMTEVAHFSSNMITPIMVIAGLGMAVGNFIGGRLADKFSPLKTTSYLLLAMIVTLILVALLSHIKIAAILLTFITGALAFAVIAPMQMLMIGAAKGAEMLASSSMQASANTGNALGAFLGGMPIAAYGFTSPQYVGAGLAFGGFLLCMLLTSLFNNRTKLKTAIA comes from the coding sequence ATGAAATTACTGAAGTTAATTACTAACACAAAAATAAGCCTGATCACACTTTGCCTGGGTGGTATCAGCCTGGGAATGACAGAATTCATGATGATGGGGGTTTTGCCGGATGTCGCTAAAACCCTCAGCATTAGTATTCCCTCAGCAGGGAACTTAATCTCTATTTATGCACTGGGTGTGATTATCGGAGCTCCGGTAATGGTTGCCGTCCTTGGCAAATATCCTCCTAAAAAGGTTTTGATCGGACTGATGATTACCGTAGCCAGCGGTAACATCTTGTTCAGCTTTGCTCCTACTTACGGGCTTCTGCTTGCAGCACGCTTCCTGGTTGGCTTACCACATGGTGCATTTTTTGGTATCGGCGCGGTAGTCGCCAGCAGATTAGCAGATCCGGGAAGCGAAGCCAAATCAGTATCGGTTATGTTTGCCGGTCTTACGATAGCCAATATAATTGGTGTACCTCTGGGTACATTTATCGGCCATAATGTGAGCTGGAGGATCTCCTTCCTTTTAGTCTCTGTCATTGCCCTGATCACCGCAGCAAGTATCAAATTATGGTTACCAGTACTCCCATCACAATCAGAAACCAAATTTTCAGACAGTCTTAAAGTATTTAAAAAACCAGAACTCTGGATCATTATCGGAATTTCTGCAATAGGAACAGGAGGCTTATTTGCCTGGATCAGTTATATCGCACCACTAATGACCGAAGTCGCACATTTCAGCAGCAATATGATCACTCCAATCATGGTCATTGCAGGTTTAGGAATGGCGGTTGGGAACTTCATTGGAGGCCGTCTGGCAGACAAGTTTTCACCACTCAAAACAACCAGCTATTTATTACTGGCTATGATCGTTACCCTTATTCTTGTTGCCTTATTGAGTCACATTAAAATTGCAGCCATCTTATTGACCTTCATTACAGGAGCACTAGCCTTCGCAGTTATTGCCCCCATGCAAATGCTCATGATCGGTGCAGCAAAAGGAGCAGAAATGTTAGCCTCTTCTTCTATGCAGGCAAGTGCAAATACAGGAAATGCTTTAGGCGCATTTTTAGGCGGTATGCCAATTGCAGCCTATGGTTTTACCTCTCCACAATATGTAGGTGCAGGATTAGCCTTCGGCGGATTTTTACTGTGTATGTTACTCACCTCATTGTTTAATAACAGAACGAAATTGAAAACTGCTATTGCTTAG
- the lgt gene encoding prolipoprotein diacylglyceryl transferase has protein sequence MSIATVIWNPGDSIIDLGFFALKYYSLFFLLAFVSSYIVLKKQFIKYGIDVELMDSLTIYVVLGTLIGARLGHVLFYDFAYFSQHPLEAVLPVTFTPHFRITGFLGLASHGGGIGIMLSLILFSRKFKVKLWFLLDQVALVVPLAGTFIRLGNLMNSEIIGKPTEVSWAFVFLRDDNIPRHPAQLYEAIAYLLIFGFVYLMMKKYPRAYGFYFGMVIFLIFCFRIAIEFIKEDQSAFEAGMLLNMGQLLSIPFILTGMVIMYLKRGEEEQRPMKEEVTKLKTAKQ, from the coding sequence ATGAGCATAGCTACCGTTATATGGAATCCCGGTGATTCAATAATAGATTTAGGATTTTTTGCATTAAAGTATTATTCTTTGTTTTTCCTTCTTGCATTTGTTTCCAGCTATATTGTATTGAAGAAACAATTTATTAAATATGGAATTGATGTTGAACTCATGGATTCTTTAACCATATATGTTGTTTTAGGAACGCTTATCGGCGCACGCCTCGGTCATGTTCTGTTTTATGATTTTGCTTATTTTTCTCAGCATCCATTAGAAGCAGTTCTTCCTGTTACGTTTACGCCACATTTCCGTATTACAGGTTTCCTTGGGCTGGCGAGTCATGGTGGTGGAATAGGAATTATGTTGAGCTTAATCTTGTTTAGCAGAAAGTTCAAAGTGAAATTGTGGTTTCTGTTGGATCAGGTAGCATTGGTAGTACCACTGGCTGGTACTTTTATCCGGTTGGGTAATTTAATGAATTCAGAGATTATTGGCAAGCCAACTGAGGTGAGCTGGGCTTTTGTTTTTCTCAGAGATGATAATATTCCACGCCATCCAGCACAATTATATGAAGCTATCGCTTATTTGTTAATCTTTGGCTTTGTTTACCTGATGATGAAGAAATATCCGAGAGCTTATGGGTTTTATTTTGGAATGGTCATCTTTTTGATCTTCTGTTTCAGGATTGCGATTGAATTTATCAAAGAAGATCAATCTGCTTTTGAAGCAGGCATGCTTTTGAATATGGGCCAGTTGCTGAGTATTCCATTCATTTTAACGGGTATGGTTATTATGTACCTTAAAAGGGGAGAAGAAGAGCAGAGGCCGATGAAAGAAGAAGTAACGAAATTGAAAACTGCTAAGCAATAG